In the Kwoniella shivajii chromosome 2, complete sequence genome, one interval contains:
- a CDS encoding eukaryotic translation initiation factor 6 yields the protein MAVRTQFENSTDIGVFSKLTNAYCLTALASSTNFYSVFESELADVIPIVHTTIGGTRIVGRLTAGNRHGLLVPSTTTDQELQHLRNALPPSVAIQRIEERLSALGNVIACNDYVALVHPDIDRETEEIIADTLKVEVFRQTVANNVLVGSYCALSNQGGLVHPKTSRSELDELSSLLQVPLVAGTVNRGSEVIGAGLVVNDWCAFTGLDTTATEISVIEATFRLQGQTSAAVIGEMRDSLIDHYV from the exons ATGGCTGTCA GAACCCAATTTGAGAATTCCACAGATATTGGAGTATTCTCCAAACTTACCAATGC CTACTGTCTTACAGCCTTGGCATCATCAACGAATTTCTATTCCGTCTTTGAATCAGAATTAGCAGATGTCATCCCAATCGTTCATACTACCATCGGAGGCACCAGAATCGTCGGTAGATTGACAGCTGGTAACAGACATGGATTATTAGTACCTTCCACAACGACAGATCAAGAATTACAACATCTCAGAAACGCTTTACCTCCCTCTGTAGCTATTCAAAGGATCGAAGAAAGGTTATCTGCTCTAGGAAACGTTATAGCCTGTAACGATTACGTAGCTTTGGTTCATCCTGATATAGATAGAGAAACCGAAGAAATCATCGCGGATACTTTAAAAGTTGAGGTCTTCAGACAAACCGTTGCCAATAATGTTTTGGTTGGAAGTTATTGTGCTTTATCgaatcaa GGAGGTCTCGTTCACCCTAAAACATCTAGATcagaattagatgaattatcaTCATTGCTTCAAGTACCTCTAGTCGCAGGAACAGTCAATCGAGGATCAGAAGTTATCGGTGCAGGTTTAGTAGTCAACGATTGGTGTGCATTCACCGGATTGGACACTACCGCTACTGAAATCAGTGTCATCGAAGCGACTTTCC GTCTCCAAGGTCAGACTTCTGCTGCTGTGATTGGAGAGATGCGTGACTCTTTGATAGACCATTATGTATGA
- a CDS encoding 3-methyl-2-oxobutanoate hydroxymethyltransferase encodes MLPRPARLVRQNVITGCRKRHFTSTFVVRASSTQGQVVGQAPSPTLDDSFHDLIKEGDMGMGMGPKRSLKSTSKGKGKMTIPDLELVDDSHPSSSKSQHKFGLIVEDLDELDSSKYDEEEVGEFDFSRREERRSPATVLGSKRVGVVVLPDHLKNGIQRQIDQLDNPRTLRQSYLSLPSSSSRRSREEKVDHRSSRPRKTVEGELAKAAGILPGEYGVVRNVFEELERRLGKGWLDRSTTAEKKEIVEYSGGLGSGSWATIDAFLESSTSDNLKIQLVHSSRHSLDLAQKIMEDVSEQAADVHFNRKHVPSDHRPAVVLSTFLLSTLPTQPSQQTHLNQLLSLKSPYIVLIDKSTPTGWQAISRARSYLLDQSNSDDPLHVLAPCPHDGICPLVSTEDKCSFSQRIQRPSFVRKTKHSNRGEEDTGYCYVVIARGERPISNLPDEPTFRGMPKSSLGRLGGVGKEELARSRLKQDGRSVLREIEGHEGILEVVNLPEQEHVNEHDRVELDAEDKQKMQNGLREEAYSWPRLVAPPMKRSGHVTMDACCPDGNIQRLTYSKSHSKQGYHDARKSSWGDIFPHTPKATPVVRTRGVRRLNKTQNDDEVLNELLAASAEERSDNDSATLKELESLGIKLPKAEVIEEADLEGESSSSDSFRKSYQTEGPFSKSGQKRGFSNMTMTPSRHTVQITRSSNPLQTRSMSARPPPRPKVTLSTLRKLSKSDTPITVLTAYDYPTALLSESCGVDMTLVGDSLSQVCLGHDSTTQITLEEIIHHAKAVTRGSKTPFVFADLPFGSFEVSLEEGVRNVIKLIKESGVDGVKIEGGVEIIPLVRKLSEIGIPVMPHLGLQPQRATSLSGYLVQGRTAQSAYEIYQTASEMKDAGAFGLLLEAIPHNVAKKITDDLDIITIGIGAGNGTNGQVLVITDVLGTYSQEDIVGDDAKESTLVETPNQLQQASELTLPTPKKPSASPRFVRQFGSIGMASKYAINQYVQAVKDRSFPDTKESYNMKKDEWDGFLTLLEEAKVNNQSP; translated from the exons ATGCTGCCTCGACCAGCTCGACTCGTTCGACAAAACGTTATTACGGGTTGTCGCAAACGACatttcacctccacttttgtCGTACGAGCTTCTTCTACCCAAGGTCAGGTCGTGGGTCaagcaccttcacctacattGGACGATAGCTTCCATGACTTGATCAAAGAGGGAGATATGGGCATGGGAATGGGACCTAAACGTAGCTTAAAGTCAACatcgaaaggaaaaggtaaaatgacAATACCAGATTTAGAGTTAGTAGATGATTCACATCCTTCATCAAGTAAAAGTCAACACAAATTCGGGTTGATAGTGGAAGATCTAGATGAATTGGATTCATCCAAgtatgatgaagaggaagtaggCGAATTCGATTTTagtagaagggaagaaagaagatcgCCGGCAACTGTTTTGGGAAGCAAAAGAGTCGGCGTGGTAGTTTTGCCTGATCACTTGAAGAATGGCATTCAACGTCAAATCGATC AGCTGGACAATCCACGCACATTACGACAATCCTATTTATCCctaccttcatcatcgtcaagaagatcaagagaagaaaaagtagACCATCGATCAAGCAGACCCAGAAAGACAGTAGAAGGTGAACTTGCAAAAGCTGCCGGTATCTTACCTGGTGAATATGGAGTTGTCAGAAACGTATTTGAGGAGTTGGAAAGACGATTAGGGAAAGGATGGTTGGATAGATCTACGACTGctgaaaagaaggagatcGTGGAGTattcaggtggattaggCTCTGGGTCATG GGCAACGATCGATGCATTCTTAGAATCATCCACAAGCGATAACCTGAAAATACAACTGGTACATTCTTCTAGACACAGTCTAGACCTTGCTCAAAAGATtatggaag ACGTATCTGAGCAAGCTGCTGATGTCCATTTCAATCGCAAACATGTTCCTTCCGATCATCGT CCCGCTGTCGTTCTATCTACCTTCTTACTGTCAACATTACCTACTCAACCTTCCCAGCAGACTCACCTCAACCAACTTCTATCCTTGAAATCGCCGTACATCGTCCTGATAGACAAGTCTACTCCTACAGGATGGCAAGCTATTTCTCGAGCGCGATCATATCTTCTAGACCAATCAAATTCAGACGACCCATTGCATGTCTTGGCTCCTTGTCCTCATGATGGAATCTGCCCGTTGGTTTCCACAGAGGACAAATGTAGCTTCAGTCAACGAATTCAGCGACCTTCGTTCGTCAGAAAGACCAAACACTCAAatagaggagaagaggataCTGGTTATTGTTATGTTGTTATagcaagaggagaaaggCCGATCTCAAACTTACCAGACGAGCCTACTTTTAGGGGTATGCCTAAAAGCTCCCTTGGGAGGTTGGGTGGAGTGGGTAAAGAAGAACTGGcgagatcaagattgaagCAAGACGGTAGGAGTGTCTTGAGAGAGATAGAAGGACATGAAGGTATATTAGAAGTCGTCAATCTACCCGAGCAAGAACATGTGAATGAACATGATCGTGTGGAGTTGGATGCAGAAGATAAACAAAAGATGCAGAACGGCCTAAGGGAAGAAGCGTATTCCTGGCCTAGGCTTGTCGCTCCGCCCATGAAAAGGAGTGGTCATGTAACTATGGATGCTTGTTGCCCcgatg GCAATATCCAACGATTGACATATTCCAAATCTCACTCGAAACAAGGCTACCATGATGCTCGTAAATCCTCCTGGGGAGATATCTTCCCTCATACTCCCAAAGCCACACCTGTGGTCCGAACACGAGGTGTCAGAAGGCTGAACAAAACacaaaatgatgatgaggtttTAAACGAACTTCTCGCTGCCTCAGCTGAAGAGAGATCGGATAATGACTCTGCAACTTTAAAGGAATTGGAGAGTCTAGGGATCAAGCTTCCAAAAGCTGAAgtcatcgaagaagctgatctggAAGGAGAATCATCGAGCTCAGACTCATTTCGAAAATCGTATCAAACGGAGGGGCCATTCAGCAAAAGTGGTCAAAAGAGAGGTTTCAGTAATATGACCATGACCCCATCGCGTCATACGGTACAGA TCACTagatcatcaaatccactaCAGACTCGATCTATGTCCGCTCGACCTCCTCCTCGACCAAAAGTAACTCTCTCCACTCTCAGAAAACTTTCCAAATCCGATACCCCCATTACTGTTCTTACAGCTTATGACTATCCCACTGCATTGCTTTCCGAATCATGTGGTGTAGATATGACTCTAGTTGGAGATTCGCTTTCCCAAGTTTGTTTGGGTCATGATTCGACGACTCAAATAACTTTGGAAGAAATCATTCACCATGCTAAAGCAGTTACAAGAGGATCTAAAACGCCATTTGTTTTCGCAGATTTACCATTCGGTTCATTCGAAGTATCattagaagaaggagttAGAAACGtgatcaaattgatcaaagaaagtgGAGTGGATGGAGTGAAGATTGAAGGTGGAGTAGAAATCATACCACTAGTTCGAAAATTATCAGAAATTGGAATACCTGTTATGCCTCATTTAGGTCTACAACCTCAACGGGCGACGTCTTTATCTGGTTATTTGgttcaaggaagaacagCTCAAAGCGCTTATGAAATATATCAAACTGCTTCCGAAATGAAAGATGCCGGAGCATTTGGTCTATTACTTGAAGCTATTCCACATAATGTAGCTAAGAAAATCACTGATGATTTAGATATCATCACGATCGGTATCGGAGCTGGAAATGGTACGAATGGACAAGTATTAGTCATAACGGACGTACTCGGAACGTATTCTCAAGAAGATATAGTTGGCGATGATGCAAAGGAATCAACTTTAGTCGAAACACCAAACCAATTACAACAAGCTTCAGAACTGACATTACCAACACCAAAGAAACCATCTGCATCTCCTAGATTCGTAAGACAGTTCGGTTCAATTGGAATGGCATCAAAATACGCCATCAACCAATATGTACAAGCTGTTAAAGATAGGTCTTTCCCTGATACGAAAGAAAGCTACAAcatgaagaaagatgaatgggatggTTTCCTCACATTGTTAGAGGAGGCAAAGGTCAATAATCAATCACCTTGA
- a CDS encoding transcription initiation factor IIA subunit 2: protein MSAGQSYYEFYRGSSIGTALTDALDELITQGDIPPQLAMRVLQQFDKSLTECLQKGVKNKTTVKGHLATYRLCDDVWTFVVKDPQFKMEGTGAGSEIVTAPKIKIVACKSGDAPEGKKSGAKGNDFA from the exons ATGTCGGCTGGTCAAAGTTATTATGAGTTCTATAGAGGATCAAG TATCGGTACGGCGCTCACTGACGCTTTGGACGAATTGATTACTCAAGGTGATATACCTCCTCAATTAGCTATGAGAGTATTGCAGCAG TTCGATAAATCTCTCACTGAATGTTTACAGAAAGGTGTCAAGAACAAAACTACCGTAAAA GGTCATTTAGCAACATATAGATTATGTGATGATGTCTGGACGTTCGTGGTGAAAGATCCTCAATTCAAGATGGAAGGCACTGGTGCGGG ATCTGAAATCGTCACAGCacccaaaatcaaaatagTAGCTTGTAAAAGTGGTGATGCGCCTGAAGGCAAGAAGAGTGGAGCGAAAGGTAATGATTTCGCTTGA